One Cupriavidus taiwanensis DNA window includes the following coding sequences:
- a CDS encoding tripartite tricarboxylate transporter substrate binding protein, translating into MAITKRGRGGRLLSVMARAMAAMAICAAAVPAAMAAGEFPAKPIEFWIPFPPGGPTDGSLRTLLAAAGKELDQRVVPINKPGAGATLAAQVMSQTAAPNGYTLSMVAANIFRMPHLQKTPYDPLKDFTYIIGLTNYRYGLVVRADARWKTLEEFIAYAKANPGKVTYGAVGIGSSGHISMEKLGRAAGAKFTFVPYKGGAEEMMALLGGDIDAVLDPGWGQYAVAGKVRALAIVGDTRFARFKDVPTLKERGYDISASSLVGIVGPRGMDPAVVRKLHDAFFRAAQDPAYLRSLEAIDLEPVHLNSADYARFAAEQFEREKRVVQQLDISLQ; encoded by the coding sequence ATGGCGATCACAAAGCGTGGAAGGGGCGGGCGTCTGCTATCGGTCATGGCCAGGGCCATGGCGGCAATGGCGATCTGCGCGGCGGCAGTGCCGGCCGCGATGGCGGCGGGGGAGTTCCCGGCCAAGCCGATCGAGTTCTGGATTCCGTTCCCGCCGGGCGGTCCCACCGACGGCTCGCTGCGCACGCTGCTGGCGGCCGCCGGCAAGGAGCTGGACCAGCGCGTGGTGCCGATCAACAAGCCCGGTGCGGGCGCCACGCTGGCCGCGCAGGTGATGTCCCAGACCGCGGCGCCGAACGGCTACACGCTGTCGATGGTGGCGGCCAATATCTTCCGCATGCCGCACCTGCAAAAGACGCCATACGACCCGCTCAAGGACTTTACCTACATCATCGGCCTGACCAACTACCGCTATGGCCTGGTGGTGCGCGCGGACGCGCGCTGGAAGACGCTGGAAGAATTTATTGCCTACGCCAAAGCGAACCCCGGCAAAGTGACCTACGGTGCCGTCGGCATCGGCAGTTCGGGGCATATCTCGATGGAAAAGCTCGGCCGTGCCGCCGGCGCGAAATTCACCTTCGTGCCCTACAAGGGCGGTGCCGAGGAAATGATGGCGCTGCTGGGCGGCGATATCGACGCGGTGCTGGACCCGGGCTGGGGCCAATATGCCGTCGCCGGCAAGGTGCGGGCGCTGGCCATCGTCGGCGACACGCGCTTTGCGCGCTTCAAGGACGTGCCGACGCTGAAGGAGCGGGGCTACGACATCAGCGCCAGCTCGCTGGTGGGCATCGTCGGCCCGCGCGGCATGGACCCGGCGGTGGTCAGGAAGCTGCACGATGCGTTCTTCCGCGCCGCGCAGGATCCCGCCTACCTGCGCTCGCTCGAGGCCATCGACCTGGAACCGGTGCACCTCAACAGCGCCGACTACGCCAGGTTCGCGGCGGAACAGTTCGAGCGCGAAAAGCGCGTGGTGCAGCAACTGGATATCAGCCTGCAGTGA
- a CDS encoding AadA family aminoglycoside 3''-O-nucleotidyltransferase yields MAASLPADIARQVRLALAVIERHLAGTLLSVHLFGSALDGGLRPRSDIDLLVTTRAIPGDAVRQALLRELLEVSAPPGNGGPWRPLEITVVARGEVVPWRYPATRELQFGEWLRQDIRAGVFEARMPDHDLAILLSQVRQHSTALLGPPATTCFEPVPWQDFIAALTDTVAQWQTDSDWAGDERNVVLAMARIWYSAATGRIAPKDVAAAWVLERLPATHRPLLAAARASYLSGGPDDPVLRSPATAAFMRYAAGVVSELLAQPAGSSAPR; encoded by the coding sequence GTGGCCGCATCCCTGCCTGCTGACATCGCCCGGCAAGTCCGGCTGGCGCTGGCCGTGATCGAACGGCATCTGGCCGGCACCCTGCTGTCCGTCCACCTGTTCGGCTCGGCGCTCGACGGCGGGCTCAGGCCTCGCAGCGATATCGACCTGCTGGTGACCACGCGCGCCATTCCCGGCGACGCCGTGCGGCAAGCGCTGCTGCGCGAGCTGCTGGAGGTCTCCGCGCCGCCGGGCAACGGTGGGCCGTGGCGGCCGCTGGAGATCACCGTGGTGGCGCGCGGCGAAGTGGTGCCCTGGCGCTATCCGGCCACGCGCGAGCTTCAGTTCGGCGAATGGCTGCGCCAGGACATCCGGGCCGGCGTGTTCGAGGCCCGGATGCCGGATCACGATCTCGCCATCCTGCTGAGCCAGGTGCGCCAGCACAGTACCGCGCTGCTTGGCCCGCCGGCGACGACCTGCTTCGAACCCGTGCCCTGGCAGGACTTCATCGCTGCGCTGACCGACACCGTCGCGCAGTGGCAGACCGACAGCGACTGGGCCGGCGACGAGCGCAACGTGGTGCTGGCGATGGCGCGGATCTGGTACAGCGCCGCCACCGGCCGGATCGCGCCGAAGGACGTGGCGGCGGCCTGGGTGCTGGAGCGCCTGCCGGCCACGCATCGGCCGCTGCTGGCAGCGGCGCGGGCGTCGTACCTGTCGGGCGGGCCGGACGATCCGGTGCTGCGCAGCCCCGCGACCGCGGCGTTCATGCGTTACGCCGCAGGCGTTGTCAGCGAACTGCTGGCGCAGCCGGCGGGGTCGAGCGCCCCACGCTGA
- a CDS encoding VWA domain-containing protein, with protein MIDALSRLPVFSFLWPGMLWLFALVGVLAAGYVWLDRRRRRAAVHYPALKIAGVATGSGAGWRRHVAPMLILLALAALIAAIARPQAVMMLPSRIETVVMVLDLSGSMRAQDVKPSRLGAAQQAATVLLDAQPAGVSVGVVAMAGTAAVTQAPTRAREAVATAIERLQPQGGTALGNGLLIALTTLLPEVTADAERLMNDDTPPPKKPRALASPPADAEPVKPGSYTSGAIVLFSDGESNAGPAALRAAQLAAEHGVRVYTVGVGTTDGVVLSVDGWSARVKLDEKVLKEVADATGAEYFRLEDATELKRVYRALNARLAFDKRSQVEITALFAALGALLAACAGLLSLWWFGRVM; from the coding sequence ATGATCGACGCGCTCAGCCGCCTGCCTGTGTTCAGCTTCCTGTGGCCGGGCATGCTGTGGCTGTTCGCGCTGGTCGGGGTGCTGGCGGCGGGCTATGTCTGGCTCGACCGGCGCAGGCGGCGCGCGGCCGTGCACTATCCGGCGCTGAAGATAGCGGGCGTTGCCACTGGCAGCGGCGCAGGCTGGCGCCGCCACGTGGCGCCCATGTTGATCCTGCTGGCGCTGGCCGCACTGATCGCGGCGATCGCACGGCCCCAGGCCGTGATGATGCTGCCCTCTCGCATCGAGACCGTGGTGATGGTGCTGGACCTGTCCGGCAGCATGCGCGCCCAGGATGTCAAGCCGAGCCGCCTGGGCGCTGCGCAGCAGGCCGCCACCGTGCTGCTGGACGCGCAACCCGCGGGCGTCAGCGTCGGCGTGGTGGCCATGGCCGGCACCGCCGCCGTGACGCAGGCCCCCACCCGCGCCAGGGAGGCGGTGGCCACCGCCATCGAACGCCTGCAGCCGCAAGGCGGCACCGCGCTGGGCAACGGCCTGCTGATTGCGCTGACCACGCTGTTGCCCGAGGTCACCGCCGATGCCGAGCGGCTGATGAACGACGACACCCCGCCGCCGAAGAAACCGCGGGCGCTGGCCAGCCCTCCCGCCGACGCCGAGCCGGTGAAGCCGGGCTCCTATACCTCCGGCGCGATCGTGCTGTTCTCCGACGGCGAAAGCAACGCCGGCCCGGCCGCGCTGCGTGCGGCGCAGCTTGCCGCCGAGCATGGCGTGCGCGTCTATACCGTGGGCGTGGGCACCACCGACGGGGTAGTGCTGTCGGTCGACGGCTGGTCGGCCCGCGTGAAGCTGGACGAGAAGGTGCTGAAGGAAGTCGCCGATGCCACCGGGGCCGAGTACTTCCGCCTGGAAGACGCCACCGAACTGAAACGGGTGTACCGCGCGCTGAACGCGCGGCTGGCATTCGACAAGCGCAGCCAGGTCGAGATCACCGCGCTGTTCGCCGCGCTGGGCGCGCTGCTGGCGGCGTGCGCGGGGCTGTTGTCGCTGTGGTGGTTCGGGCGCGTGATGTAG
- a CDS encoding DUF58 domain-containing protein encodes MFGRRTKRRDAPDQAGGATPATMPGGEPAGVALAGVGSSQTDALLRRLEWTVVRRLDGLLQGDYRTLFRGFGLDLADLREYHPGDDVRHIDWNVTARLQTPHVREYQEDREVAAWFLLDLSGSIDFGSGSVRKRDLLSDFTTVMALLLTRYGNRVGAVLYGGATDVDATVVPPRAGRRQLLHLLHRMRATPAASPGDTRLRDLLERARAVARRRSVVFVVSDFISAPGWQASLGMLARRHEVVAVRLVDPLETALPDLGLVVLQDAETGEQLFVDTHDPSFRKRFAAAAEAREAELRQAFARAGVACLTLSTYARLDLALLSFARQRRRQQGSARAANMTRGAA; translated from the coding sequence ATGTTCGGGCGGCGGACTAAGCGCCGGGACGCCCCGGACCAGGCGGGCGGCGCCACCCCTGCCACCATGCCCGGCGGAGAGCCCGCGGGCGTGGCGCTGGCCGGCGTCGGCTCCAGTCAGACCGACGCCCTGCTGCGCCGGCTGGAATGGACCGTGGTGCGCCGCCTCGACGGGCTGCTGCAAGGCGACTACCGCACGCTGTTCCGCGGCTTCGGCCTGGACCTTGCCGACCTGCGCGAATACCATCCCGGCGACGACGTGCGCCACATCGACTGGAACGTGACCGCGCGGCTGCAGACGCCCCATGTGCGCGAGTACCAGGAAGACCGCGAAGTCGCGGCCTGGTTCTTGCTGGACCTGAGCGGATCGATCGACTTCGGCTCGGGCAGCGTGCGCAAGCGCGACCTGCTGAGCGACTTCACCACGGTCATGGCGCTGCTGCTGACGCGCTATGGCAACCGGGTAGGCGCCGTACTGTACGGCGGCGCCACCGATGTGGACGCCACCGTGGTACCCCCCCGCGCCGGGCGCCGCCAGTTGCTGCACCTGCTGCACCGCATGCGCGCCACGCCGGCGGCATCGCCGGGCGACACCCGCCTGCGCGACCTGCTCGAACGCGCCCGCGCGGTGGCAAGGCGGCGCTCGGTGGTATTCGTGGTGTCGGATTTCATCAGCGCGCCGGGCTGGCAGGCATCGCTGGGCATGCTGGCGCGGCGGCATGAAGTGGTCGCGGTGCGGCTGGTCGATCCCCTCGAAACCGCGTTGCCGGATCTGGGGCTGGTGGTGCTGCAGGATGCGGAAACCGGCGAGCAGCTGTTCGTCGATACGCACGACCCGTCCTTCCGCAAGCGCTTCGCCGCCGCCGCCGAAGCGCGCGAGGCGGAGCTGCGCCAGGCCTTCGCCCGCGCCGGGGTCGCATGCCTGACGCTGTCGACCTACGCCCGGCTCGACCTGGCCCTGCTGAGCTTCGCGCGCCAGCGCCGGCGCCAGCAAGGCAGCGCCAGGGCCGCGAACATGACCAGGGGCGCAGCATGA
- a CDS encoding AAA family ATPase, protein MNDQARSAADSANLMERLLYEVKRVVVGQDHFLERVLVAILSGGHLLVEGVPGLAKTLTVNTLARTMSGSFKRIQFTPDLLPADLVGTRMYNQGTGEFSTVRGPVFANLLLADEINRAPAKVQSALLEVMQEKQVTIAGETHRVPAPFLVMATQNPIETEGTYPLPEAQVDRFMMKVLVGYPSEEEEVVIVNRVTGPRISVSPVATPEHLTALQEACRKVYVDPSLVQYAVRLVAATRKPGDYGLADLDRYVSFGASPRATIGLIEGARALAYLRGRHYALPEDVSDLVPDVLRHRLSLSYEAMSDGVTADQIITRISQALPVPERPMESHVRAAD, encoded by the coding sequence ATGAACGACCAGGCCAGGAGCGCTGCCGACAGCGCCAACTTGATGGAACGCCTGCTGTACGAGGTGAAACGCGTGGTGGTCGGGCAGGACCACTTCCTCGAACGGGTGCTGGTGGCCATCCTGTCCGGCGGCCACCTGCTGGTCGAAGGCGTGCCCGGGCTGGCCAAGACCCTGACTGTCAACACGCTGGCCCGGACCATGAGCGGCAGCTTCAAGCGCATCCAGTTCACCCCGGACCTGCTGCCGGCCGACCTGGTCGGCACGCGCATGTACAACCAGGGCACGGGCGAGTTCTCCACGGTGCGCGGCCCGGTCTTTGCCAACCTGCTGCTGGCCGACGAGATCAACCGCGCGCCGGCCAAGGTGCAGAGCGCGCTGCTGGAGGTGATGCAGGAAAAGCAGGTCACCATCGCCGGCGAAACCCACCGCGTGCCCGCGCCCTTCCTGGTCATGGCCACGCAGAACCCGATCGAGACCGAAGGCACCTATCCGCTGCCCGAGGCACAGGTCGACCGCTTCATGATGAAGGTGCTGGTGGGCTATCCGTCGGAAGAGGAAGAGGTGGTCATCGTCAACCGCGTCACCGGCCCGCGCATCAGCGTGAGCCCGGTGGCCACGCCCGAGCACCTGACCGCGCTGCAGGAGGCCTGCCGCAAGGTGTATGTCGATCCCAGCCTGGTCCAGTACGCGGTGCGCCTGGTCGCGGCCACGCGCAAGCCGGGCGACTATGGCCTGGCCGACCTGGACCGCTACGTGTCGTTCGGCGCGAGCCCGCGCGCCACCATCGGCCTGATCGAAGGCGCGCGCGCGCTGGCCTACCTGCGCGGGCGCCACTATGCGCTGCCGGAGGACGTGAGCGACCTGGTGCCGGACGTGTTGCGCCATCGCCTGTCGCTCTCTTATGAGGCCATGTCCGACGGCGTGACGGCCGACCAGATCATCACCCGTATCTCGCAGGCGCTGCCGGTTCCCGAGCGGCCCATGGAATCCCATGTTCGGGCGGCGGACTAA
- a CDS encoding S1C family serine protease, whose protein sequence is MKRVTIYGWVSAAVALVLAAGVGSAWLMQPKVRALTQKDIDAAVLHTLETKPLPSRTAMAAEAVRESVVEIRNFPAPEKSADAASAPQAGRDAPATPPESSPSTPPAPTVPPLPNERPPGNSAENTPESRHIGSGVVVTERGVILTSLHVVAGARRLELTFHDGHTSEATLLQAIPEKDLAVLQAKSIPDDLPAATLGSSRDLMPGSEVVAVGFPFGIGPSVSAGVVSGLDREFVAPDNKRTLDKLIQFDAAVNPGNSGGPLVNMSGEVVGIVTAILNPGNSGTFIGIGFATTIESAGVSIGSSPF, encoded by the coding sequence ATGAAGCGGGTGACGATCTACGGGTGGGTCTCGGCGGCCGTCGCGCTGGTTCTTGCCGCCGGCGTGGGCTCGGCGTGGCTGATGCAGCCCAAGGTGCGCGCGCTGACGCAGAAGGACATCGACGCGGCCGTGCTGCACACGCTGGAGACCAAGCCCCTGCCCTCGCGCACCGCGATGGCGGCCGAGGCGGTGCGTGAATCGGTGGTCGAAATCCGCAACTTCCCCGCGCCGGAGAAATCCGCCGATGCGGCTTCCGCGCCGCAGGCCGGGCGTGACGCCCCGGCCACGCCGCCCGAATCTTCCCCCTCGACTCCCCCCGCCCCGACCGTCCCGCCGCTGCCCAACGAGCGCCCGCCCGGCAACAGCGCCGAAAACACACCCGAATCGCGCCACATCGGCTCGGGCGTGGTGGTGACCGAGCGCGGCGTGATCCTTACCAGCCTTCACGTGGTCGCCGGAGCGCGCCGGCTGGAGCTGACCTTCCACGACGGCCACACCTCCGAGGCGACCCTGCTGCAGGCGATTCCCGAGAAAGACCTGGCCGTGCTCCAGGCCAAGTCGATACCCGACGACCTGCCCGCGGCCACGCTCGGTTCCAGCCGCGACCTGATGCCGGGTTCCGAGGTGGTCGCGGTCGGCTTTCCGTTCGGCATCGGCCCGTCGGTGTCCGCCGGCGTGGTGTCGGGGCTGGACCGCGAGTTCGTCGCGCCGGACAACAAGCGCACGCTCGACAAGCTGATCCAGTTCGACGCCGCGGTCAACCCGGGCAATTCGGGCGGCCCGCTGGTGAACATGAGCGGCGAGGTGGTGGGCATCGTCACCGCCATCCTCAATCCCGGCAATAGCGGCACTTTCATCGGCATCGGCTTCGCCACCACGATCGAAAGCGCCGGCGTATCCATCGGATCTTCCCCCTTCTGA
- a CDS encoding VWA domain-containing protein — translation MQFLWPQMLWLLLVLPVLAAAYLYLLARRKKAALLYASLALPRAALGPRQRLRRHIPPLLFFFALAAALLACARPSATITLPADTVTLVLAMDTSRSMEAADVPPNRISAAQQAARDLVVGLPASVRLGIVSFAGTAAVVLPPTDNRQDMLDAIERFQLQRGTATGSGLFQALAVLFPEDGIDLEVILFGSRTDRAGRGTSLDEAAAADAARRREQSQQAAQPGSYRHGAVILLSDGRRTTGPDPLDAARMAAQRGVRVYTVGFGSPQVTGAPESSLSYFMQLDEPALRAVATITGGEYFHAGTAADLSQVYRQLSARFALERRETELGALFAAGSVLLLAVACGLSMLWFRR, via the coding sequence ATGCAGTTTCTCTGGCCGCAGATGCTCTGGTTGCTGCTTGTGCTTCCGGTGCTGGCAGCCGCTTACCTGTACCTGCTCGCGCGGCGCAAGAAGGCGGCGCTGCTGTATGCAAGCCTTGCATTGCCGCGCGCCGCGCTGGGCCCGCGCCAACGCCTGCGGCGCCACATTCCCCCGTTGCTGTTTTTCTTCGCGCTGGCCGCGGCGCTGCTGGCGTGCGCGCGTCCCAGCGCGACCATCACCTTGCCGGCCGACACCGTGACCCTGGTGCTGGCGATGGACACCTCGCGCAGCATGGAGGCCGCCGACGTGCCGCCCAACCGCATCAGCGCCGCCCAGCAGGCCGCCCGCGACCTGGTGGTGGGGCTGCCGGCCAGCGTGCGGCTGGGCATCGTCTCCTTTGCCGGCACCGCCGCGGTGGTGCTGCCGCCCACCGACAACCGGCAAGACATGCTCGACGCGATCGAGCGCTTCCAGCTGCAGCGCGGCACCGCCACCGGCAGCGGCCTGTTCCAGGCGCTGGCGGTGCTGTTTCCGGAAGACGGCATCGACCTCGAAGTGATCCTGTTCGGCAGCCGCACCGACCGCGCCGGACGCGGCACATCGCTGGACGAGGCCGCCGCCGCCGATGCCGCACGCCGGCGCGAGCAGAGCCAGCAGGCGGCGCAACCCGGCTCATACCGCCACGGCGCGGTGATCCTGCTCAGCGACGGCCGCCGCACCACCGGCCCGGACCCTCTCGACGCCGCGCGCATGGCCGCGCAGCGCGGCGTGCGCGTCTACACCGTCGGCTTCGGCTCGCCCCAGGTCACGGGCGCGCCGGAATCCAGCCTGTCCTACTTCATGCAGCTCGACGAGCCTGCGCTGCGCGCGGTCGCCACCATCACCGGCGGCGAATACTTCCACGCGGGCACGGCGGCCGACCTGAGCCAGGTCTACCGCCAGCTCAGCGCGCGCTTTGCGCTGGAGCGCCGGGAAACCGAGCTGGGTGCCTTGTTCGCCGCCGGCTCGGTGCTGTTGCTGGCGGTGGCTTGCGGGTTGTCGATGTTGTGGTTCAGGCGGTGA
- a CDS encoding sigma-54 interaction domain-containing protein, which produces MPSLTTQHPDPVALSALVCSRDGIRVAAIGDCADPVIADAALAACAAARAPGLGRTLFPVEAGARRYIGLCLEDGDHQLILLHRADAQTVLLDFLGTVPFAGAILDYFLNDPYQAITVVDKAGRVRFISPIHEKFLGLDTGGGIGRPAADVIPNSRLPQVVASGKAEIGQLQQLGGATRVVNRMPIRQDGNVVGAIGQVMFKGPEALVRMHKELVELRSEVARYQREFHGLGDGMHGRQAGFGLIGESAPMQRLRREIQTVARLDVPVLILGESGTGKELVARAIHGAGPEPASARPLVSLNLAALPATLIESELFGHAPGAFTGSQRRGQAGKLELAAGGTVFLDEVADIPMEIQVKLLRVLEDHMVERLGSRQAQRVEFRLVSATNRDIPELIDAERFRLDLYYRLSGVVLRIPALRQRREDIPALLQHFVDAFCVRNAMPPPVIDHEVARYLAGQPWPGNVRQLRQRIEEALVFCDGRTLRVADFARGEPTPGRSAPEHQPAVHAAGPAYSYETAAADTAPLPAAAPRPQGGSAAGMRELAYAAVMDAVARHGGNKKRAAEQLKISRSHLYKILERGPDASRSK; this is translated from the coding sequence GTGCCCTCACTGACGACACAACACCCGGACCCGGTCGCGCTCAGTGCGCTGGTTTGTTCTCGCGACGGCATTCGGGTGGCGGCGATCGGTGACTGTGCCGACCCGGTCATTGCCGACGCGGCGCTCGCGGCCTGCGCAGCCGCCAGGGCGCCTGGCCTGGGCCGCACGCTGTTCCCGGTCGAGGCCGGCGCCCGGCGATACATCGGCCTTTGCCTGGAAGACGGCGACCACCAGCTGATCCTCCTGCATCGCGCCGACGCACAGACCGTGCTGCTCGACTTCCTGGGCACGGTGCCCTTCGCCGGCGCGATCCTGGACTACTTCCTGAACGACCCGTACCAGGCCATCACGGTGGTCGACAAGGCGGGCCGGGTGCGCTTCATCAGCCCCATCCACGAAAAATTCCTGGGCCTCGACACCGGCGGCGGCATCGGCCGCCCGGCGGCCGACGTCATTCCCAATTCGCGGCTGCCGCAGGTGGTGGCCAGCGGCAAGGCCGAGATCGGGCAGCTGCAGCAGCTTGGCGGCGCCACGCGCGTGGTCAACCGCATGCCGATCCGGCAGGACGGCAACGTGGTGGGCGCCATCGGCCAGGTCATGTTCAAGGGGCCGGAAGCACTGGTCCGCATGCACAAGGAGCTGGTCGAACTGCGCTCGGAGGTGGCGCGCTACCAGCGCGAGTTCCATGGCCTGGGCGACGGCATGCACGGGCGCCAGGCGGGCTTCGGCCTGATCGGCGAAAGCGCGCCGATGCAGCGCCTGCGCCGGGAAATCCAGACCGTGGCGCGCCTTGACGTGCCGGTGCTGATCCTGGGCGAAAGCGGCACCGGCAAGGAACTGGTGGCCCGCGCCATCCACGGCGCCGGGCCCGAGCCTGCAAGCGCGCGGCCGCTGGTCAGCCTGAACCTCGCTGCCCTGCCTGCGACGCTGATCGAGTCCGAACTGTTCGGCCACGCGCCCGGCGCCTTCACCGGGAGCCAGCGCCGGGGCCAGGCGGGCAAGCTCGAACTGGCGGCCGGCGGCACGGTCTTCCTCGACGAGGTTGCCGACATCCCGATGGAGATCCAGGTCAAGCTGCTGCGCGTGCTCGAAGACCACATGGTCGAACGCCTGGGCAGCCGCCAGGCGCAGCGGGTCGAGTTCCGGCTGGTCTCGGCTACCAACCGCGATATTCCCGAGCTGATCGATGCCGAGCGTTTTCGCCTCGACCTGTACTACCGCCTCAGCGGCGTGGTGCTGCGCATCCCTGCCCTGCGCCAGCGGCGCGAGGACATTCCTGCACTGCTACAGCATTTCGTCGACGCCTTCTGCGTGCGCAACGCCATGCCGCCGCCAGTCATCGACCATGAGGTGGCGCGCTACCTCGCCGGCCAGCCGTGGCCAGGCAACGTGCGCCAGCTGCGCCAGCGCATCGAGGAAGCGCTGGTCTTCTGCGATGGCCGGACGCTGCGCGTGGCCGACTTCGCACGCGGCGAACCAACGCCCGGTCGGTCCGCGCCGGAGCATCAGCCCGCTGTGCATGCAGCCGGCCCGGCGTATTCGTACGAGACTGCCGCGGCGGACACGGCACCGTTGCCAGCGGCCGCGCCCCGGCCTCAAGGCGGGTCCGCCGCTGGCATGAGGGAGCTTGCCTATGCCGCGGTGATGGACGCAGTCGCGCGCCATGGCGGCAACAAGAAGCGCGCGGCCGAGCAACTGAAGATTTCCCGCTCTCACCTGTACAAGATCCTCGAGCGCGGACCAGACGCCTCGCGATCGAAGTGA
- a CDS encoding acyl-CoA carboxylase subunit beta, whose protein sequence is MSWQPEIDELAHRRRLAARMGGEGKVERHKAAGKLTVRERIDALADPGSFREVGGLTGSGRYDSNGRLVDLIPSNLVMGRAQVGGRPAVLVGDDFTVRGGANEGAVGDKLIHAEKMAHDLRLPMIRLVDGTGGGGSVRNIEIKGHTLIPTMKVWQHVVDNMSVVPVVSLALGSVAGMGAARVAASHYSVMVRETSQLFSEGPPSVVARVGEALSKNELGGSQIHTRNGVVDDEVGTEQEAFARARRFLSYLPSSVFELPPRAEPGDDPARRDEWLLAAIPRDSRADYQVRPIVQALVDVDSFFEIGMHWGCAIVTALARLDGWPVAVIASDPAFHGGSWDSDSAEKFTRFVDMAQAFHLPVVNLVDTAGFQVGLEAERVGIMRYGVRALAALYQATVPWCSVILRRAYGVSAAAHQHMGRFNFRYAWPSANWGALPLEGGLDVAYKAEIEGADDPVQKRAEIELRVRSLTSPFRSAEAFVIEDIIDPRDTRMLLCEFANLAAPLREAGISRFGIRP, encoded by the coding sequence GTGAGCTGGCAGCCCGAAATCGATGAACTGGCCCACCGCCGGCGGCTTGCCGCCCGGATGGGTGGCGAAGGCAAGGTGGAACGCCACAAGGCCGCCGGCAAGCTGACGGTGCGCGAGCGTATCGATGCGCTGGCCGATCCCGGCTCGTTCCGCGAGGTCGGCGGGCTTACCGGCAGCGGTCGCTATGACAGCAACGGGCGGCTGGTGGACCTGATTCCGTCGAACCTGGTGATGGGCCGCGCGCAGGTCGGCGGCCGGCCGGCGGTGCTGGTGGGCGACGACTTCACCGTGCGCGGCGGTGCCAACGAGGGCGCGGTCGGCGACAAGCTGATCCACGCCGAGAAAATGGCGCACGACCTGCGTCTGCCGATGATCCGGCTGGTCGACGGCACCGGCGGCGGCGGCTCGGTGCGCAATATCGAGATCAAGGGCCATACCCTGATCCCCACCATGAAGGTCTGGCAACACGTGGTGGACAACATGTCCGTGGTGCCGGTGGTCTCGCTGGCATTGGGATCGGTGGCCGGCATGGGCGCGGCGCGCGTGGCCGCGAGCCACTATTCGGTGATGGTCAGGGAAACCTCGCAACTGTTCAGCGAGGGTCCGCCATCGGTGGTGGCCCGCGTGGGCGAGGCGCTGAGCAAGAACGAGCTGGGCGGCAGCCAGATCCACACCCGCAACGGCGTGGTGGACGATGAGGTCGGCACTGAGCAGGAGGCCTTCGCGCGCGCGCGCCGGTTCCTGTCCTATCTTCCGTCTTCGGTTTTCGAACTTCCGCCGCGGGCCGAGCCCGGCGACGACCCGGCGCGCCGCGACGAATGGCTGCTGGCGGCGATTCCGCGGGACAGCCGCGCCGACTACCAGGTCCGGCCGATCGTGCAGGCCCTGGTGGATGTGGATTCCTTCTTCGAGATCGGCATGCACTGGGGCTGCGCCATCGTTACCGCGCTGGCCCGCCTGGATGGCTGGCCGGTGGCCGTGATCGCCAGCGACCCGGCCTTCCATGGCGGCAGCTGGGACAGCGACAGCGCGGAGAAATTCACGCGCTTCGTCGACATGGCGCAGGCGTTCCACCTGCCGGTGGTCAACCTGGTCGATACCGCCGGGTTCCAGGTCGGCCTGGAGGCCGAACGGGTAGGGATCATGCGCTACGGCGTGCGCGCGCTGGCAGCGCTCTACCAGGCCACGGTGCCGTGGTGCTCGGTGATCCTGCGCCGTGCCTACGGCGTCTCGGCTGCGGCCCACCAGCACATGGGGCGCTTCAACTTCCGCTATGCCTGGCCATCCGCCAACTGGGGCGCATTGCCGCTCGAAGGCGGCCTCGACGTCGCCTACAAGGCCGAGATCGAAGGCGCCGACGATCCGGTGCAGAAGCGCGCCGAGATCGAGCTGCGCGTGCGCAGCCTGACGTCGCCGTTCCGCAGCGCCGAGGCCTTCGTCATCGAGGACATCATCGACCCGCGCGACACCCGCATGCTGCTGTGCGAGTTCGCCAACCTGGCGGCGCCGCTGCGCGAAGCCGGGATCAGCCGGTTCGGCATCCGGCCCTGA